In the genome of Phycisphaerales bacterium, the window GGCATCGCCGTCATCGTCCTGGTCCTCGTGTGGACGCTCGTCCTGGCCGCGGTCCACCTGGTCGCCGGCCGTCCGCACGGAGACCTGTACCGCGACGCCCGCCGCCGCCTGGCCCGGGGCATCCTGCTGGGGCTGGAGTTCCTGGTGGCCGCCGACATCATCCACACCGTGGCGGTCGACCTGACGTTCCAGAGCGTGGGCGTGCTGGCCATCGTCGTGCTCATCCGCACGTTCCTCAGCTTCACGCTCGAGCTGGAGAGCAGCGGCCGCTGGCC includes:
- a CDS encoding DUF1622 domain-containing protein; this translates as MRQYVTTFAEWSAAGIEAVGIAVIVLVLVWTLVLAAVHLVAGRPHGDLYRDARRRLARGILLGLEFLVAADIIHTVAVDLTFQSVGVLAIVVLIRTFLSFTLELESSGRWPWEHKPEHSHS